One Halalkalicoccus sp. NIPERK01 genomic region harbors:
- a CDS encoding FAD synthase → MVRALAQGTFDVLHPGHLHYLEEAARMGDELSVIVARSANVTHKRPPILDGRQRRDMIAALEVVDQALLGHESDIFVPVAEIDPDVIVLGHDQHHDEAAIERALDDRGIDCAVRRASPRDPAYEGELLSTGRIIERICERRC, encoded by the coding sequence ATGGTGAGGGCACTGGCCCAGGGCACCTTCGACGTCCTGCATCCGGGTCACCTCCACTACCTGGAGGAGGCCGCCCGGATGGGCGACGAACTGTCCGTCATCGTCGCCCGGAGCGCGAACGTCACCCACAAACGGCCGCCGATCCTCGACGGCCGCCAGCGCCGGGACATGATCGCCGCCCTCGAGGTCGTCGATCAGGCGCTGTTGGGTCACGAGTCGGACATCTTCGTCCCCGTCGCGGAGATCGACCCCGACGTGATCGTGCTGGGCCACGACCAGCACCACGACGAGGCGGCCATCGAGCGCGCGCTCGACGACCGGGGGATCGACTGTGCCGTGCGGCGTGCCTCGCCACGGGACCCCGCCTACGAGGGCGAACTCCTCTCGACGGGCCGGATCATCGAGCGGATCTGCGAGCGGCGGTGTTAG
- the purM gene encoding phosphoribosylformylglycinamidine cyclo-ligase yields the protein MSDDADRELTYAGSGVDIADSEAATAALISAVGGDDAGTGGDYAGLLDIGDRYLALATDGVGTKLLVAEALGDYSTIGIDCIAMNANDLVAAGVDPVAFVDYLAVEAPDEDVAAQVGEGLSAGAERAGLALVGGETAVMPEVISGLDLAGTCAGLARKEDVFDGRAEPGDALVGWPSSGIHSNGLTLAREAATREGDYDDGFPHEGYDTVGEALLEPTRIYTDLLEPMRSHGVRGAAHVTGGGWTNLDRLGEHRYEIEDPCPVHPVFEFVQNAGITDEEMHRTFNMGTGFVAAVPDAEDAEALAGETDGRVIGRVEEGERVAIRGLSL from the coding sequence ATGAGCGATGACGCGGACCGGGAACTCACCTACGCGGGGTCGGGCGTCGACATCGCCGACAGCGAGGCCGCGACCGCGGCGCTGATCTCGGCGGTGGGCGGGGACGACGCGGGTACGGGCGGCGATTACGCCGGGTTGCTCGACATAGGCGACCGCTATCTGGCGCTCGCGACCGACGGCGTCGGCACCAAACTGCTCGTCGCGGAAGCGCTGGGCGACTACTCGACGATCGGCATCGACTGCATCGCGATGAACGCCAACGACCTAGTCGCGGCGGGGGTCGACCCGGTCGCGTTCGTCGACTACCTCGCGGTCGAAGCGCCTGACGAGGACGTGGCCGCGCAGGTCGGCGAAGGGCTTTCGGCGGGGGCCGAGAGAGCGGGCCTCGCGCTGGTCGGCGGCGAGACGGCGGTGATGCCCGAGGTGATCTCGGGACTGGATCTCGCGGGCACCTGTGCGGGGCTGGCTCGTAAAGAGGACGTCTTCGATGGGCGCGCGGAGCCGGGCGACGCGCTCGTCGGGTGGCCCTCCTCTGGGATCCACTCCAACGGCCTGACGCTCGCCCGCGAGGCCGCGACCCGCGAGGGGGACTACGACGACGGGTTTCCCCACGAGGGCTACGACACCGTGGGCGAGGCGCTTTTGGAACCCACCCGGATATACACCGACCTCTTAGAGCCGATGCGATCCCACGGCGTCCGTGGCGCGGCCCACGTCACCGGCGGCGGGTGGACCAACCTCGACCGCCTCGGCGAGCACAGGTATGAAATCGAGGACCCCTGTCCCGTCCACCCGGTCTTCGAGTTCGTCCAGAACGCGGGGATCACGGACGAGGAGATGCACCGCACCTTCAACATGGGGACGGGCTTCGTCGCGGCGGTCCCCGACGCCGAGGACGCCGAGGCGCTCGCCGGGGAGACCGACGGCCGGGTGATCGGCCGGGTCGAGGAGGGCGAGCGAGTCGCGATCCGCGGCCTGTCGCTCTAG
- a CDS encoding M48 family metallopeptidase: MGRRTLAVLLGFLVLGGYLGAASLVYRGLIVVVGGFDPLALVAALVGGTLLSGYLSYRLGPAGLLRSLDARPLERDRAPGLHRRIDALAGSMDLESPSVFVASLGAPNALAMGSSRRGSLVLDVGLFRLLSADELTAILAHELAHLENDDGLVRALASASVQTLLGVALVVAAPLALALTGIGYGLALITGRRDNLALRVRAALGAGVGLAVFAVTALARARSRRREFAADDRAAAVTGDPLALARALRRIERASQPRIGPFRVPIEREEGPLERVLSTHPATDERVERLAERATGRRVRVE; this comes from the coding sequence ATGGGACGCCGCACGCTCGCCGTCCTGCTCGGTTTCCTCGTCCTCGGGGGCTACCTCGGGGCCGCCTCCCTCGTCTATCGTGGTCTGATCGTCGTCGTCGGCGGGTTCGACCCGCTCGCGCTCGTCGCGGCGCTGGTCGGCGGCACCCTCCTCTCGGGGTACCTGAGCTACCGGCTCGGCCCGGCCGGGCTGTTGCGGAGCCTCGACGCCCGCCCGCTCGAACGCGACCGGGCTCCCGGGCTCCACCGCCGGATCGACGCGCTCGCCGGGTCGATGGACCTCGAATCGCCGTCGGTGTTCGTGGCGTCGCTCGGCGCGCCCAACGCCCTCGCGATGGGTAGTTCGCGGCGGGGTTCGCTCGTCCTCGACGTGGGACTGTTCCGCCTGCTCTCGGCCGACGAACTGACCGCGATCCTCGCCCACGAACTCGCCCACCTCGAGAACGACGACGGCCTCGTCCGGGCGCTGGCCTCCGCGTCGGTCCAGACCCTGCTGGGCGTGGCCCTCGTCGTCGCGGCCCCGCTGGCCCTCGCGCTCACGGGAATCGGCTACGGGCTCGCCCTGATCACCGGCCGTCGGGACAACCTCGCGCTCCGGGTTCGCGCGGCCCTCGGCGCGGGGGTCGGCCTCGCCGTCTTCGCGGTGACGGCGCTCGCCCGGGCCCGCTCGCGTCGCCGGGAGTTCGCCGCCGACGACCGCGCGGCGGCGGTCACGGGCGACCCGCTCGCGCTCGCGCGGGCGCTCAGGCGGATCGAACGCGCCTCCCAGCCCCGAATCGGCCCGTTTCGCGTCCCGATCGAGCGCGAGGAGGGCCCGCTGGAGCGGGTGCTCTCGACGCATCCGGCGACCGACGAGCGCGTCGAGCGACTGGCCGAGCGGGCGACGGGTCGGCGCGTCAGGGTCGAGTGA
- a CDS encoding metalloprotease yields MSAIRGIRFGEREIRDLLAAWVALGVAFALFFAGGAAGVQRGGFLPLLLISMLTAGVGFLLHELAHKVVAVRFGQRAAFRADYGMLGLAVVSAMAGFIFAAPGAVYHRGRITNRQNGLIAVAGPVTNLALALLFAPLLLVPVEFVARLGLYGVGINLLLAAFNMIPFGPLDGRTVLSWSLPAFLLAFGVSVGLAVGAAAFFFL; encoded by the coding sequence ATGAGCGCGATCCGCGGGATCCGCTTCGGCGAACGGGAGATCCGGGACCTGCTGGCCGCGTGGGTCGCCCTCGGGGTCGCCTTCGCCCTCTTTTTCGCGGGCGGGGCGGCGGGCGTCCAGCGCGGGGGCTTTCTCCCCCTCCTGCTCATCAGCATGCTCACCGCGGGCGTCGGCTTCCTGCTTCACGAACTCGCCCACAAGGTGGTCGCCGTCCGGTTCGGCCAGCGGGCGGCGTTCAGGGCCGACTACGGGATGCTCGGCCTCGCGGTCGTGAGCGCGATGGCCGGGTTCATCTTCGCCGCCCCCGGCGCGGTCTACCACCGCGGGCGGATCACGAACCGGCAGAACGGCCTGATCGCCGTCGCCGGCCCCGTGACGAACCTCGCGCTCGCCCTCCTGTTCGCCCCGCTACTGCTCGTCCCGGTCGAGTTCGTCGCCCGACTCGGCCTCTACGGCGTCGGGATCAACCTCCTGCTGGCGGCGTTCAACATGATCCCGTTCGGCCCCCTAGATGGAAGAACGGTCCTCTCGTGGAGTCTCCCGGCCTTCCTGCTCGCGTTCGGCGTGAGCGTGGGACTCGCCGTCGGAGCGGCCGCCTTCTTCTTCCTGTAG
- a CDS encoding TraB/GumN family protein → MTDRQVPRETGGSVRLVGTAHISTDSVAEVEETIERERPDVVAVELDEGRYRQLQGELPDDLDAGDLLRGNTVFQFLAYWMLSYVQTRLGERFDIEPGADMRAAVETAQSLGLGVALVDREIQTTIQRFWARMTLVEKLKLVGGLFLGMFGYGSGEEEIDVEELTDADVVTAMMAEFRRFSPGGAEALIDERDAYIAHKLLALRNEGHDVIAVVGAGHREGIERYLADPASLPPMASLVGTQKGRRFSIYKAVGYLIALAFLAFFFLLVMAGAQNDFLLRVFAAWFLFNGVFAFSLAKLAGAHWPSATVGGAIAWMTSINPLLAPGWFAGYVELRYQRVNVADIGTLNEILADEESPIRDLLKRMLDVPLFRLIAVVAATNIGSIIATVLFPLVVLPWLAADIGGVGAVGDLMIEGARNSAELVWRALA, encoded by the coding sequence ATGACCGACCGGCAGGTGCCACGGGAGACGGGAGGCTCGGTCCGCCTCGTCGGCACCGCCCACATCTCCACGGACAGCGTCGCCGAGGTCGAGGAGACGATCGAGCGCGAACGGCCCGACGTCGTCGCCGTCGAACTCGACGAGGGGCGATACCGCCAGCTCCAGGGCGAACTCCCCGACGACCTCGACGCCGGCGACCTGCTGCGGGGCAACACCGTCTTCCAGTTCCTCGCCTACTGGATGCTCTCGTACGTCCAGACCCGGCTGGGCGAACGCTTCGACATCGAACCCGGCGCGGACATGCGTGCCGCCGTCGAGACCGCCCAGTCGCTCGGGCTGGGGGTCGCGCTCGTCGACCGCGAGATCCAGACGACGATCCAGCGGTTCTGGGCGCGGATGACCCTCGTCGAGAAGCTCAAGCTCGTCGGCGGCCTCTTTCTCGGGATGTTCGGCTACGGCTCCGGGGAGGAGGAGATCGACGTGGAGGAGCTGACCGACGCGGACGTCGTGACCGCGATGATGGCCGAGTTTCGCCGATTTTCCCCAGGTGGCGCCGAGGCACTGATCGACGAGCGCGACGCCTACATCGCGCACAAACTGCTCGCCCTCCGAAACGAGGGCCACGACGTGATCGCGGTCGTCGGGGCGGGCCACCGCGAGGGGATCGAGCGCTACCTCGCGGACCCCGCGAGCCTCCCGCCGATGGCGTCGCTCGTCGGCACCCAGAAGGGGCGACGGTTCTCGATCTACAAGGCCGTCGGCTACCTGATCGCGCTGGCCTTCCTCGCGTTCTTCTTCCTGCTCGTGATGGCCGGCGCACAGAACGACTTCCTCCTCAGGGTGTTCGCGGCGTGGTTCCTCTTCAACGGCGTCTTCGCCTTCTCGCTCGCGAAACTCGCGGGCGCACACTGGCCGAGCGCGACCGTCGGCGGCGCGATCGCGTGGATGACGAGCATCAACCCGCTTCTGGCCCCGGGCTGGTTCGCCGGCTACGTCGAACTGCGCTACCAGCGGGTGAACGTCGCCGACATCGGGACGTTGAACGAGATCCTCGCCGACGAGGAGAGCCCGATCCGCGACCTCCTCAAACGGATGCTCGACGTCCCCCTCTTTCGGCTGATCGCGGTCGTCGCCGCGACGAACATCGGAAGCATCATCGCGACGGTCCTCTTCCCGCTGGTCGTCCTCCCGTGGCTCGCGGCGGACATCGGCGGGGTCGGCGCGGTCGGCGACCTGATGATCGAGGGTGCGAGAAACAGCGCCGAACTCGTCTGGAGGGCGCTGGCATGA